Proteins encoded in a region of the Natator depressus isolate rNatDep1 chromosome 25, rNatDep2.hap1, whole genome shotgun sequence genome:
- the FSD1 gene encoding fibronectin type III and SPRY domain-containing protein 1 isoform X2, which translates to MGDQKDALRKIITTLAMKNEEIQNFIYALKQMLQNVEANSTKVQEDLEGEFQSLFSLLDELKEGMLMKIKQDRASRTYELQNQLAACTKALESSEELLETANQTLEGAENHDFNQAAKQIKDSVTMAPAFRLSLKAKVSDNMSHLMVDFTQERRMLQSLKFLPVPSAPEIDMAESLVADNCVALVWRMPDEDSKIDHYVLEYRKTNFEGPPRVKEDQPWMVIEGVKQTEYTLTGLKFDMKYMNFRVKACNKAVAGEFSEPVTLETRAFMFRLDASTCHQNLKVEELSVEWDTMGGKVQDIKAREKDGKGRTASPVNSPARCVQSPKRMTSARGGRDRFTAESYTVLGDMLIDGGDHYWEVRYDRDSKAFGVGVAYRTLGKFDQLGKTSSSWCVHLNNWLQVSFTAKHNNKAKVLDVPVPDCIGVYCNFHEGFLSFYNAQTKQLLHTFKAKFTQPVLPAFMVPSTVKCLQKRNSATSSSNASLT; encoded by the exons ATGGGGGACCAGAAg GACGCCCTACGGAAGATCATCACCACACTAGCCATGAAGAACGAGGAGATCCAGAACTTCATCTACGCCCTCAAGCAGATGCTGCAGAACGTGGAG GCGAACTCCACCAAGGTGCAGGAGGACCTGGAGGGGGAGTTCCAGTCCCTCTTCTCCCTGCTGGACGAGCTGAAGGAGGGCATGCtcatgaagatcaagcaggaccGGGCCAGCCGCACCTACGAGCTGCAG AACCAGCTGGCTGCCTGCACCAAGGCGCTGGAGAGCTCTGAGGAGCTGCTGGAGACGGCCAACCAGACGCTGGAAGGGGCCGAGAACCACGACTTCAACCAG GCTGCCAAGCAAATCAAGGATAG CGTGACGATGGCCCCGGCATTCCGGCTCTCGCTCAAGGCCAAGGTGAGCGACAACATGAGCCACCTGATGGTGGATTTCACCCAGGAGCGTCGCATGCTGCAGTCCCTGAAATTCCTCCCAG TTCCCAGCGCCCCGGAGATCGACATGGCCGAGTCGCTGGTGGCCGATAACTGCGTGGCGCTGGTCTGGAGGATGCCCGACGAGGACAGCAAGATCGACCACTACGTCCTGGAGTACCGCAAGACCAACTTCGAGGGGCCCCCGCGGGTGAAGGAGGACCAGCCCTGGATGGTGATCGAGGGCGTCAAGCAGACCGAGTACACCCTCACTG GGCTCAAGTTCGACATGAAGTACATGAATTTCCGCGTCAAAGCCTGTAACAAGGCTGTGGCGGGCGAGTTCTCCGAGCCGGTCACCTTGGAAACCAgag CATTCATGTTCCGCTTGGACGCCAGCACCTGTCACCAGAACCTGAAGGTGGAGGAGCTGAGCGTGGAGTGGGACACCATGGGGGGCAAGGTGCAGGACATCAAGGCCCGGGAGAAGGACGGGAAGGGCAGGACGGCGTCCCCGGTGAACTCCCCTGCCAG GTGCGTGCAGTCTCCGAAGAGGATGACCTCGGCCCGGGGGGGCAGGGACCGCTTCACAGCCGAGTCCTACACCGTGCTGG GCGACATGCTGATCGACGGGGGAGACCACTACTGGGAGGTGAGGTACGACCGGGACAGCAAGGCCTTCGGCGTGGGGGTGGCCTACAGGACCCTGGGCAAGTTCGACCAGCTGGGCAAGACCTCGTCCTCCTGGTGCGTCCACCTCAACAACTGGCTGCAGGTCAGCTTCACCGCCAAGCATAACAACAAGGCCAAGGTCCTGGACGTGCCCGTGCCCGACTGCATCGGCGTCTACTGCAACTTCCACGAAG GGTTCCTGTCCTTCTACAATGCTCAAACCAAGCAGCTGCTCCATACGTTTAAGGCCAAATTCACCCAGCCGGTGCTTCCTGCCTTCATG GTGCCCAGCACTGTCAAATGCCTCCAGAAGCGAAACAGCGCCACCAGCAGCTCCAACGCCAGCCTGACTTAG
- the FSD1 gene encoding fibronectin type III and SPRY domain-containing protein 1 isoform X1, giving the protein MGDQKDALRKIITTLAMKNEEIQNFIYALKQMLQNVEANSTKVQEDLEGEFQSLFSLLDELKEGMLMKIKQDRASRTYELQNQLAACTKALESSEELLETANQTLEGAENHDFNQAAKQIKDSVTMAPAFRLSLKAKVSDNMSHLMVDFTQERRMLQSLKFLPVPSAPEIDMAESLVADNCVALVWRMPDEDSKIDHYVLEYRKTNFEGPPRVKEDQPWMVIEGVKQTEYTLTGLKFDMKYMNFRVKACNKAVAGEFSEPVTLETRAFMFRLDASTCHQNLKVEELSVEWDTMGGKVQDIKAREKDGKGRTASPVNSPARCVQSPKRMTSARGGRDRFTAESYTVLGDMLIDGGDHYWEVRYDRDSKAFGVGVAYRTLGKFDQLGKTSSSWCVHLNNWLQVSFTAKHNNKAKVLDVPVPDCIGVYCNFHEGFLSFYNAQTKQLLHTFKAKFTQPVLPAFMVWCGSFHVYSGLQVPSTVKCLQKRNSATSSSNASLT; this is encoded by the exons ATGGGGGACCAGAAg GACGCCCTACGGAAGATCATCACCACACTAGCCATGAAGAACGAGGAGATCCAGAACTTCATCTACGCCCTCAAGCAGATGCTGCAGAACGTGGAG GCGAACTCCACCAAGGTGCAGGAGGACCTGGAGGGGGAGTTCCAGTCCCTCTTCTCCCTGCTGGACGAGCTGAAGGAGGGCATGCtcatgaagatcaagcaggaccGGGCCAGCCGCACCTACGAGCTGCAG AACCAGCTGGCTGCCTGCACCAAGGCGCTGGAGAGCTCTGAGGAGCTGCTGGAGACGGCCAACCAGACGCTGGAAGGGGCCGAGAACCACGACTTCAACCAG GCTGCCAAGCAAATCAAGGATAG CGTGACGATGGCCCCGGCATTCCGGCTCTCGCTCAAGGCCAAGGTGAGCGACAACATGAGCCACCTGATGGTGGATTTCACCCAGGAGCGTCGCATGCTGCAGTCCCTGAAATTCCTCCCAG TTCCCAGCGCCCCGGAGATCGACATGGCCGAGTCGCTGGTGGCCGATAACTGCGTGGCGCTGGTCTGGAGGATGCCCGACGAGGACAGCAAGATCGACCACTACGTCCTGGAGTACCGCAAGACCAACTTCGAGGGGCCCCCGCGGGTGAAGGAGGACCAGCCCTGGATGGTGATCGAGGGCGTCAAGCAGACCGAGTACACCCTCACTG GGCTCAAGTTCGACATGAAGTACATGAATTTCCGCGTCAAAGCCTGTAACAAGGCTGTGGCGGGCGAGTTCTCCGAGCCGGTCACCTTGGAAACCAgag CATTCATGTTCCGCTTGGACGCCAGCACCTGTCACCAGAACCTGAAGGTGGAGGAGCTGAGCGTGGAGTGGGACACCATGGGGGGCAAGGTGCAGGACATCAAGGCCCGGGAGAAGGACGGGAAGGGCAGGACGGCGTCCCCGGTGAACTCCCCTGCCAG GTGCGTGCAGTCTCCGAAGAGGATGACCTCGGCCCGGGGGGGCAGGGACCGCTTCACAGCCGAGTCCTACACCGTGCTGG GCGACATGCTGATCGACGGGGGAGACCACTACTGGGAGGTGAGGTACGACCGGGACAGCAAGGCCTTCGGCGTGGGGGTGGCCTACAGGACCCTGGGCAAGTTCGACCAGCTGGGCAAGACCTCGTCCTCCTGGTGCGTCCACCTCAACAACTGGCTGCAGGTCAGCTTCACCGCCAAGCATAACAACAAGGCCAAGGTCCTGGACGTGCCCGTGCCCGACTGCATCGGCGTCTACTGCAACTTCCACGAAG GGTTCCTGTCCTTCTACAATGCTCAAACCAAGCAGCTGCTCCATACGTTTAAGGCCAAATTCACCCAGCCGGTGCTTCCTGCCTTCATG GTTTGGTGCGGCAGCTTCCATGTCTATTCTGGACTGCAGGTGCCCAGCACTGTCAAATGCCTCCAGAAGCGAAACAGCGCCACCAGCAGCTCCAACGCCAGCCTGACTTAG